In Quercus lobata isolate SW786 chromosome 12, ValleyOak3.0 Primary Assembly, whole genome shotgun sequence, a genomic segment contains:
- the LOC115970753 gene encoding receptor-like protein 9DC3: MMNVSADKGELKYMGDNYYQDSVTVVMKGFFFDLVKIQSLFTTIDFSNNNFKGEIPKVIGELRSLKGLNFSHNNLTGCMPQSLGNLTNLEWLDLSSNKLTGEIPIQLVDLTMLAFLNLSENYLFGHIPQGKQFNTFMNDSYYGNRGLCGFPITKACGNDEGQQPSPSSTIQEDDFEFEKGFHWKVVLLGYGCGFMFGLGLGYLVFSSGKPKWLVNIVYGGRHNKLQRS; this comes from the coding sequence ATGATGAATGTGAGTGCAGACAAAGGTGAATTGAAATATATGGGTGATAATTATTATCAAGATTCTGTGACAGTGGTGATGAAAgggtttttctttgatttggtaaaAATCCAAAGTCTATTCACAACCATTGATTTCTCCAACAATAATTTCAAAGGAGAAATTCCAAAGGTAATTGGAGAGCTTCGATCATTGAAGGGGCTTAATTTTTCACACAATAATCTTACAGGTTGTATGCCTCAATCGTTGGGAAATTTAACCAATCTTGAATGGTTAGATCTCTCCTCAAACAAGCTCACAGGTGAAATTCCTATACAATTGGTAGATCTCACAATGCTAGCATTTTTAAACCTATCAGAAAATTATCTCTTTGGACATATACCCCAAGGTAAACAGTTCAATACCTTTATGAATGATTCTTACTATGGGAACCGTGGGTTATGTGGATTTCCAATTACAAAAGCTTGTGGCAATGATGAGGGACAACAACCATCACCATCATCAACCATTCAAGAAGATGATTTCGAATTTGAAAAAGGGTTTCATTGGAAAGTTGTATTGTTGGGGTATGGTTGTGGATTCATGTTTggattgggtttgggttatcTTGTGTTCTCAAGTGGAAAACCGAAATGGCTAGTGAATATTGTTTATGGAGGAAGACATAACAAGTTACAAAGATCCTAG
- the LOC115970188 gene encoding receptor-like protein Cf-9 homolog, which translates to MGRFPDNIFHLPNLQLLEVGYNYNLTGSLPTYNWSTPLKSLGLSSTGFPIDIPNSISNLKSLKDLSLRNCSFIGSSHPTFLSNLTQITSLDLSYNNFGGQCPWSLLNNAGLTLLDLSGNNFIGQLPNLSANWTKVSSSNSSSNSQSVSQIPSNLVYLDLSHNLLNGTIPSWVYDIPSLQELFLDNNQFTGHIGEFLHNSLVDLLLSNNKLHGPLPLSISKLDTFRGRTWDIRSNLLQGPLPIPPLGISFFSVARNKITGQISSLICNLSSIVYLDLSYNHLSNMIPPCFGNFSDNLMDLNLQNNNLNGTLPTKFAKGCRLRSLKLNGNQFEGSLPQSLVRCRNLEVLDFGYNKINSTFPCWLETLPKL; encoded by the exons ATGG GGAGATTCCCAGATAATATATTCCACCTCCCAAACCTCCAGCTGCTTGAGGTAGGTTACAACTACAATCTCACCGGTTCCCTTCCAACGTATAACTGGAGTACTCCTCTCAAGTCCTTGGGTCTCTCTAGTACTGGATTCCCAATTGACATACCTAATTCTATCAGCAATCTCAAGTCCTTAAAAGATTTGTCCCTCAGAAATTGTAGTTTCATAGGTTCATCGCATCCAACATTTCTTTCAAACCTCACACAAATAACTTCTTTGGACCTCTCATATAATAACTTTGGTGGTCAGTGTCCATGGTCCCTCCTAAACAATGCAGGACTTACTTTGTTAGATCTCTCAGGCAACAATTTCATAGGTCAACTTCCAAATCTTTCAGCAAACTGGACAAAAGTTTCTTCTTCAAACAGTTCTTCCAATAGTCAGTCAGTTAGTCAAATTCCTTCCAATTTGGTATATCTCGATTTATCTCATAACTTATTGAACGGCACTATACCATCTTGGGTGTATGACATACCATCTTTGCAGGAATTATTTCTAGACAATAACCAATTCACTGGGCATATTGGTGAATTCCTGCATAACTCATTGGTTGATCTTCTGTTGAGTAATAACAAACTACATGGTCCCCTTCCATTGTCAATCTCTAAATTG GACACCTTCCGTGGAAGAACTTGGGATATTCGTTCTAACTTGCTTCAAGGACCACTTCCAATACCTCCACTGGGCATATCTTTCTTTTCAGTTGCAAGGAATAAAATAACTGGACAAATCTCTTCCTTGATTTGCAATCTCAGTTCTATTGTGTACCTTGATTTGTCTTATAATCACTTGAGTAACATGATTCCTCCATGTTTTGGAAACTTTAGTGACAATCTCATGGAtctgaatttacaaaataacAATCTTAATGGCACCCTCCCAACGAAATTTGCAAAGGGATGTCGCTTGAGAAGTCTTAAACTCAATGGCAACCAATTTGAAGGGTCTTTGCCACAATCATTGGTCCGTTGTAGAAATTTGGAAGTTCTAGATTTTGGTTACAACAAGATTAATAGCACCTTCCCTTGTTGGTTGGAAACTCTTCCAAAGTTGTAG